One genomic region from Solwaraspora sp. WMMD792 encodes:
- a CDS encoding DUF397 domain-containing protein — protein MTTPSWRKSTRSNGSSNCVEVADNLPGRVHVRDTKNRDGGTLTFHPAAWSHFVELAKAPN, from the coding sequence GTGACCACTCCGAGCTGGCGCAAGTCGACCCGCAGCAACGGCAGCAGCAACTGCGTCGAGGTCGCCGACAACCTTCCCGGCCGCGTCCACGTCCGGGACACCAAAAACCGCGACGGTGGCACCCTGACCTTCCACCCGGCCGCCTGGTCACACTTCGTCGAACTGGCCAAGGCACCCAACTGA
- a CDS encoding type II toxin-antitoxin system VapB family antitoxin, which produces MAKTLLDLDEDLLAEATAALGTGTKRETVTEALRQAVESSRERRRRALTDLQEIADSGGFHFDQLDELDQ; this is translated from the coding sequence ATGGCCAAGACTCTGCTGGATCTTGATGAGGACCTGCTGGCGGAAGCCACCGCCGCGCTGGGCACAGGCACGAAGCGGGAGACGGTGACAGAGGCGCTCCGGCAGGCGGTGGAGTCCAGCCGCGAGCGTCGGCGGCGGGCACTAACTGACCTCCAGGAGATTGCTGACTCCGGGGGTTTTCACTTCGATCAGCTTGACGAACTCGACCAGTGA
- a CDS encoding PIN domain-containing protein, translating into MKYLVDTSALVRMLRRQVDPHWNDLAARGLIAVCDPVLVEVLTIADAKAYEQAERGLRDLYPWVPIPDDAWQIVRAVRTELASHSAHQGVSVADHLVIATAIRLKLTVLHHDADFETVARFVPQLAQERVA; encoded by the coding sequence GTGAAGTATCTGGTCGATACGAGTGCCCTGGTTCGGATGCTGCGCCGCCAGGTCGACCCGCACTGGAACGACCTGGCTGCGCGTGGCCTGATCGCGGTCTGCGATCCGGTGCTCGTGGAAGTGCTTACCATCGCGGATGCGAAGGCGTACGAACAGGCCGAACGCGGGCTACGCGACCTCTACCCCTGGGTCCCGATACCGGACGACGCCTGGCAGATCGTACGGGCCGTGCGGACTGAACTCGCCAGCCACAGCGCCCATCAAGGGGTGTCGGTGGCCGATCATCTTGTGATCGCCACCGCGATTCGTCTGAAGTTGACGGTGCTTCACCACGATGCTGACTTCGAGACTGTGGCCCGCTTCGTGCCGCAGTTGGCTCAGGAGCGGGTCGCCTGA
- a CDS encoding transcriptional regulator, which produces MQAEHTTVGAWRALARIRSAADRLDPHQVAAMVAELSAVGGVVATWQRVCLPLLAGLRGESGPEIAVEHTLAEGIRVGLDRVGRAAGRRLAPSGALLAAVEREQHTLALHALAAGIRERGHDCLLLGAALPWTALTDAVCRWQPRTAVVWAQTTVTAQTAPLARLGRDFPALRRCAAGPGWPHPLPPQVIAVDSLPGALRVALAGG; this is translated from the coding sequence GTGCAGGCGGAACACACCACAGTCGGTGCGTGGCGGGCGCTGGCCCGGATCCGGTCGGCCGCCGACCGTCTCGATCCGCACCAGGTCGCCGCGATGGTCGCCGAGCTGTCCGCCGTTGGCGGTGTGGTCGCCACCTGGCAGCGGGTCTGCCTGCCGTTGCTGGCCGGGCTGCGGGGCGAGTCCGGCCCGGAGATCGCCGTCGAGCACACGCTCGCCGAGGGGATCCGGGTCGGGCTCGACCGGGTCGGGCGGGCAGCTGGCCGGCGACTGGCACCCAGTGGGGCGCTGCTCGCGGCCGTCGAACGCGAACAGCACACCCTGGCGCTGCACGCCCTCGCGGCCGGGATCCGCGAACGCGGCCACGACTGCCTGCTGCTCGGCGCCGCGCTGCCGTGGACCGCGTTGACGGACGCGGTCTGCCGCTGGCAACCGCGAACCGCCGTGGTGTGGGCCCAGACGACGGTCACCGCGCAGACCGCGCCGCTGGCCCGGCTCGGCCGGGACTTCCCGGCGCTGCGCCGCTGCGCGGCCGGGCCGGGCTGGCCGCACCCGTTGCCGCCGCAGGTGATCGCGGTCGACTCGCTGCCCGGCGCGCTGCGCGTCGCG
- a CDS encoding type II toxin-antitoxin system VapB family antitoxin, producing the protein MGPESRHGHNVHLPAERRTIPWEMSMAATHLHLDEDLLAEAAAALGTTTERETVTDALRQVVRVSRERRRRALADLQEIAASGGFHLDRLGELDR; encoded by the coding sequence TTGGGTCCCGAGAGCCGGCACGGGCACAACGTGCACCTGCCGGCCGAGCGGAGAACCATCCCCTGGGAGATGTCCATGGCCGCGACGCACCTGCATCTTGATGAGGACCTGTTGGCGGAAGCCGCTGCCGCGTTGGGCACGACCACGGAGCGGGAGACGGTGACCGACGCTCTCCGGCAGGTGGTGAGAGTAAGCCGCGAACGGCGGCGACGAGCACTGGCTGACCTGCAGGAGATCGCCGCCTCCGGTGGCTTCCACCTCGACCGCCTCGGTGAACTCGACCGGTGA